One genomic window of Opitutia bacterium includes the following:
- a CDS encoding LysE family translocator has protein sequence MIPLHDWLLFAAAAFGLVLSPGPNMVYLISRSICQGRRAGLVSLLGVVTGFLFHIVCAAAGLTAIFLTVPFAYAALKYAGAAYLFWLAWQAVRPGGASPFAPRELADDSPAKLFRMGFLTNALNPKMAVFYLSIFPQFVHPELGHVFAQSLQLGLTQMLISFAVNFAIVMTAGTIAAFFAQHPAWLRTQRWLMGGVLGFLAFRLALSDQK, from the coding sequence ATGATTCCGCTTCACGATTGGCTCCTGTTCGCCGCGGCCGCGTTCGGCCTCGTGCTCTCGCCCGGTCCCAACATGGTCTACCTGATCTCGCGTTCCATCTGCCAAGGCCGGCGCGCGGGCCTAGTCTCCCTGCTCGGCGTCGTCACGGGATTTCTGTTTCACATCGTCTGCGCCGCCGCAGGGCTGACGGCGATTTTCCTGACCGTGCCTTTCGCCTATGCGGCCCTCAAATACGCCGGCGCGGCCTACCTTTTCTGGCTGGCCTGGCAGGCGGTGCGCCCGGGCGGCGCCTCGCCGTTCGCGCCTCGCGAGCTGGCTGACGATTCGCCGGCGAAACTCTTCCGGATGGGATTCCTCACGAACGCGCTGAACCCGAAAATGGCCGTCTTCTACCTCTCGATTTTCCCGCAATTCGTGCACCCGGAGCTCGGGCATGTCTTCGCGCAGAGCCTGCAGCTCGGCCTCACGCAAATGCTCATCAGCTTCGCGGTGAACTTCGCGATCGTCATGACCGCTGGCACGATCGCGGCGTTCTTCGCGCAACATCCGGCGTGGCTCCGGACGCAGCGCTGGCTCATGGGCGGCGTGCTCGGCTTCCTCGCGTTCCGCCTCGCGCTCAGCGACCAGAAATAG
- a CDS encoding DUF4339 domain-containing protein: MPPKLPNDDAAGYFVQIDGQLRGPFNLEGLESLACLGKITPDSSIRRENESDFAVIKTTPLLAKLFPKYIERTTPANWGKPGAPTPATTSAPSRNPLGFGTAKFERVNTAPDVGQKVDVTTLLNEVRQMERDAGLDELKPERFRVSRRTRDFWIMLITGNALLLGGGIAMQSLTSLVFAIGGMGLWGFSPSGCSGRCMA; this comes from the coding sequence ATGCCTCCCAAGCTTCCCAATGACGACGCGGCCGGCTACTTCGTCCAAATCGACGGTCAACTCCGCGGTCCGTTCAACCTCGAAGGGCTCGAATCGCTCGCCTGCCTCGGAAAAATCACGCCGGACTCCTCGATCCGACGCGAGAACGAGTCCGACTTCGCGGTCATCAAGACCACGCCGTTGCTCGCGAAACTTTTCCCAAAATACATCGAGCGCACCACACCCGCCAATTGGGGAAAGCCCGGCGCCCCCACCCCGGCGACCACCTCGGCTCCGTCGCGCAACCCGCTCGGCTTCGGCACCGCGAAATTCGAACGCGTGAACACCGCACCCGACGTCGGCCAGAAGGTCGACGTCACCACCTTGCTCAACGAAGTGCGCCAGATGGAGCGCGACGCCGGGCTCGATGAGCTAAAACCGGAACGCTTCCGCGTCTCGCGACGCACGCGGGATTTTTGGATCATGCTCATCACCGGCAACGCCCTGCTCCTCGGCGGCGGCATCGCCATGCAAAGCCTCACCAGCCTCGTCTTCGCCATCGGCGGCATGGGGCTATGGGGCTTTTCACCTTCGGGCTGCTCTGGTCGATGTATGGCGTGA